DNA from Aphis gossypii isolate Hap1 chromosome 3, ASM2018417v2, whole genome shotgun sequence:
GTTTACCAATTGCTTTATTAATCCATTTAGGTCAAGAAGAAGGAGTTGTCGGTCAAGATGGTGAGATACGAATCACACCTTTTAATATGCAAGAAGAACTTGAAGAAGGACACTTTGATAAAGAAGGAATGTATCActggaaaaaagaaaaagatgtACAAGACAATTGGCTAGAGAATATTGATTGGTGTAAAGTAAATATACCAACAGTTATAATAGTTTCACATTTggtcatgttatattttttataatttgtattatatgtttagatTAAAGATATGtctaaagaaaagaaaaacactGATGAAAATGAAGAGGATAATGTAGAATTTAATGTCATTGCTGCctataaagaaattttaagtatgatGGAACCCAAAGAGACcatttcaaaatcattaaGGCGTTTAGGTGGAAACAAACGACTTACAACTGCTGAAAGATGGAAATTGAAAAAAGCAGGGTTGAGTACTGATGAAGGTTCATCTTCAAAAGTTACTAGACTTACAGAACTAgctaatcaaattttaacagCTAATGGCAACATGGACGTTTATCAAGAAACTCATGAGCAGATTTCACAAATTGTAAGTAGAGttcttgaatttatttttgctttttacacattaaattataatgtttttaatatttttattaaatttataacagttaaatttttttgtaagttatgttattttgtcgtgtttttaatgtgtacatacataatatgttcagCTTTTATTAAGCCATTTTTATAGGAATACACaagtctataaaattatttgtttacggGATTTACAAAAGTATTTGGGAAtttggtaaatttttatttatagtatgtggcttataagtaaaacttaaattaacttcaagtttaatataatttaatatttttttttaataatagtttaaaaacaactaTTGGACCTTCAATAGAATTTGTAGTtttgagtaaaattaattttaaactaaagtataatttttctgaacaAAACTTCTTTACAAAATGactcatttttaaacattttttttgaaaacatgtgTTTTTATATGCTGAAATCAGAATTTTGTGTAAACtaagttttaatgttatagctatttgaagtttgtaattttatagccTAGGAACCTAGAGACCTCAGTAGGGGTTCACCTGCTTGTTCAAATGGTTTATGTAAAAAACCTCCCttaatttgttgtataaaaCCACTTTATGTAGATTTGTAAGACTGTAAAAATGACaactttaaatagttataccaTTGAAAGTTTcagttaaattttgatttcacTATAGTTTATagcacacaaaaataaaaaaaaatgataaatgtctACCTGTAAAGTAgcattatatcaatttttaagttattttggtgatgaaaactaaaaagctaaaatagtgaattataaatttagtcaatattatttgaaatgtgttggtttatttaatactCGAAATTAAGCTCACTCAAATTTCAGATCATTAGTTATTAAGTTGCCAGTTATGCCacacattttatgatataattctGTAATAGTTTACAaaactattgtaaaatatagaaattggGAAAATAGTAAACTGCATACTATCTTATTAACTGATGTAGACTGTTATTAGAATTCAAAACTAATGaaagttatagttttttacCGGTATCaacaattaatgaaaaaattttgaaacaattttcattactcatatcttaaataatattatacaacagtcagtgttttaaatttgattaattattgattatttttttttatataatattagaaaattgatataatatatacattatacataatatattaatacctaatattatatatttatgtatatattttttgcataGATTTCAAAATCAGAAAAGAAAGGTCAACCTTCAACTTCTCTGGCATCAGATTTAGACATGTATGCAGaagattttgatttaaaagaaaaagaaaaattagaaagCACAATTCAGAGTGGTAAAGTAGAACCAGAAGAATCAGAAGAGTTGTTAACgggtaattatataaatatttttcaaccatcattaaataaatattttaattaaacttttaaaatttcgtTAGGAGAATCATTACAGTGGGAATACAAATTTTCATTAGAAAGTAATGAAGTATTTGGTCCATATAGTACTGAGCAAATGCAAAAATGGAAGGTAGAAGATAAATTTAAGGAACCCATTTGGGTTCGTAAATGTAATTCAAACAGTGATTTTCATTCATTTATACGGGTTGATTTtgaactttatttataattatttttagtgtatgtgtttatttaatttacaagagtaatgtgtataattcaaattgattttaaacctGGAATTGTAAtggttatagatatatatcagaaaaaaagaaaaatgtttcattattcatttattcttGGTAACATTATCAATCTCTGGTTTAAAGTCATCTAATTTGTAAAACTAACTGTTCATTTTCAAGGATTTAAGTTTAGATCTAATTTAATGTACTTATTCACAAtatctatatagttattttagtgtttattacatttattatgttaaaatagtttacactttgttgaatattaaattggaaATTGTACAGTTAgtgaattaaatacatacatgcaatatattttgattattttatttctttagcaTTTTATACAACATGATTGGTGGACTATGAAAACATGCCTACACTTTAGTTGCTGCTACATCTCTTAAaccaatagataaaataattttaattttatttaataattaattattaagtaaatttataggTCTATTTTATAACACTACAGAATTCTTTTTCTCTGgctattaacttaaattttattttacattattgtcTGATaactactaaaaaatttagtttaagtagttttattatatattatgttaatagaatatttataaatagattatataactaattaggTTTTGATATAGGTACTCTACTATTTTGGTAAAGAGAATTCTGTACATGATTTATCACTCAacatataacttaaatatttttaggaaaaaatGTTGGATGCTTCACTTACAATGTTGATTATTTCTTAATGAATAGGTTGACTGAGATGGTAGACTTTTAAGTTCATGATTTGGTCATTAATGGTATAAGTTCTGTGTGATAAAAAGTTCTTTTCACAGTTTGTAACTTGGTGttactttttaagtattagtGTCCATATCCATCTTGAGTTTATTATGGTTTTCTATTTTAGCATTTTTGCTATAACCAtgaccaataaattataaattttaaagttgcaTCATGAACccaaattgataataatttttggtagAATGAATGTCATGAAATaatgtcataaataataatttatttttaaattatagttttgccattaaaaaaaaaattctaattattttatttagtcgcttaaaagttaaaattgtgttgagtattattattctgcCTTATTAATGAATACTGCAATAAGACAGAGATGTATCAAAATAGCCTATCCGTAACGCCGTGTGATCATTATTTGCAGgtattttgattattgaaaagtgtattatatacttatattatgatgtataaaatacataattattactgaAAAATACTTACACATGAAAAATTTCcacttaaacttaatttattttcggaaattttttgtttatacgtttcaatttatttgtcTATGCTGAATCTACGTTGtagatgtaattttaattatttaattaaataacacattaataactttaatcaCTTATTGCTGcttttattaaaagataaatacaaGAAAGCAAACAAacgaacaaattataattttgaaatcaaaaaataaatcaactattttaataatgatataaaattgatgCAATTTAATCTACTTCAGTTATacatacgtacataatataataactgtttatatttttacttatacatagtagataaaaaatagaataacatattcgataaaaataaaatacaatattgagcATTTTGGTATTTAGTGTAAAAACaacatagtgtataatataaatttaaaatttaataaataaaataataaacattttttcccaaataattatagtgaaaTTCATAGTTGCATGtcgaaataatgaaattaaataaaaaaaatcttgttaaatttttaaacaaaattggatgcacattttaaatacatgctattaaaatcaaattttatacctaGCAAATAACATACGAAAGTAAGtatcaagttttaaattgttatttatagtaggcagataataatatattgtgcatCATTTTAAGTACAAGAGTATATCCAATTTTGTTTtagcgtatattatatcaacataatatcacttaggtatacataatacataacacctattatattactgttttatACGATTCGTATTCGGTATAGGTTCTTAAAATAGTCTTTAAACAAATGTCAATTAAGTGTAGTAtcgtaaatttgtataaatagaatattgtatggaaatttgattttaaagaagtttaatatcatattattgtaaactatacatttaagaAACATGTACATCAGctttattgtataggtacagcTGGATATCACAAATAATCGTTTCGTCACAAACATATAGCAGCTGTAGTCTATATTCTGTGCTGGTTCCTACTCGTACGCATATCATGTACGGTGCTAAACAGTTGATcgctatatattaaaattacatagaaATGGATGtcgtagtaaaatattatcatataataatattgtactgttTCGttgataaatgatttatataatatatattatgtgtatcatTAGATTACAATCGAATAAAAACAAGCTTGGTAAGTGTGTGAATGGTTTTCTAAATATCtaatggaaatttaaaattttagaattataccAACAGCGTCAAAAAAACAGATAGCAGTACATCGATTAATagcacatatataatacaggtaggtacctacttataagcgtattgtacatatattataacttattatattatataaaattcaaactacTATAACgacaattattaaacacatacattataatacatataacctacaattgtaaatcataatcggtataatataataacgatacaCATTGCGTaatcaattaaacaaaataataataatactgtataatattatgcgtggTTGTCATTCAACAAGCATAGCATTGCACTAATCCCACTTCATCGCAGTTCATGCACTTTAGGGCGATCATTTCGGTGGTAAAGTGATTTCTGTGCACGGATTTCTTGCTACCGTTACACATTGGACAGGGCAGCAGCCTGTAGCCTCCGCAGACTTGGCACGTCGTACATGCATCCGGACTCTGAAATCATtggatgaaattatattataacgctgtcgaaaatcgatttatttataacatgtaagtacattttgatattatataaactcttGAAAATTCTAAGGACCAAGTTCAGTTATAATACTAGGGACGCGTCATTTGTAGTCGAGatattttttcgaaataaattattgataataatatatgatatttcaGCGGgaaagaattataattttttatttctgggGAAGGGAAGAaggaaattagtttttaagggGTCTggataatagttataaaaaaaatatcagcaTTGGACTCTTTGTCGGCTCATTTATTTTCCCTCTACGATTTTTATTGCCAACTTTTTGCTgtacatgtaaatattaattcccAACCCTTTAAATgtcatactatataattttggaTTGTTTAAGACGTTAACACTTTTAAAGAGAGGCAGGAAAATGGCTTGACCATTAATTTttgctatatatttttaaaatatccacttgagattattaaatttattttaaaattcactaatcggtgttatttttaaaaattacattatagagGGATGGAGGAGAAATGTCTGTGCGGAGCATATTTAAGTGAAACTTGTTAAGTTAAGCTCCACCTAGACCGGTGGCGAAAATTTCAATACTGGATTTTTGAgcaagtattaataatattttatatattatattatgttctatctGCCATTAGGTTAGCAAAGCTCACGTCTAGTGTATATCGATTTTTCggatacaacaataatttataagccgCACGCGCTATAATGGGGGACCGGTACTTGTCGTGTAACACACGTCTGCGTCACAGTTGTAGGTCGACGTGTCGTTTGTTCCGACGAATCAcatccacacacaca
Protein-coding regions in this window:
- the LOC114122451 gene encoding CD2 antigen cytoplasmic tail-binding protein 2 homolog, producing the protein MNKRKIEEEVFQQNKFEKLNNIADSEDDDDDSVDENNYDVMQEQDIEGQEEGVVGQDGEIRITPFNMQEELEEGHFDKEGMYHWKKEKDVQDNWLENIDWCKIKDMSKEKKNTDENEEDNVEFNVIAAYKEILSMMEPKETISKSLRRLGGNKRLTTAERWKLKKAGLSTDEGSSSKVTRLTELANQILTANGNMDVYQETHEQISQIISKSEKKGQPSTSLASDLDMYAEDFDLKEKEKLESTIQSGKVEPEESEELLTGESLQWEYKFSLESNEVFGPYSTEQMQKWKVEDKFKEPIWVRKCNSNSDFHSFIRVDFELYL